One Vibrio neonatus genomic window carries:
- a CDS encoding TIGR04211 family SH3 domain-containing protein, with amino-acid sequence MKKLFLIAFAAVLSAPAAWAQTIYISDNLFTYMHSGPSAQYRIIGSVDAGTKVTLVQTNKKSGYTEVVDQRGRKGWVESKYVTKTEGMVTRMPRLEKELVQVKAKLASFNEKADKEQEGLVRSLESRNAQIAEMETNYKKVSDQLLSAQTEVRELRARIDTQKEDLLLRYFMYGGGVAGLGLIFGLLLPHVIPRRKKSPNGWA; translated from the coding sequence GTGAAAAAACTTTTTTTGATCGCTTTTGCTGCAGTGCTATCTGCACCAGCCGCATGGGCTCAAACGATCTACATCTCCGATAACCTATTTACTTATATGCACTCAGGTCCTAGTGCTCAGTACCGAATTATCGGTAGTGTTGATGCAGGCACAAAAGTGACTTTAGTCCAAACCAACAAAAAGAGTGGCTATACAGAGGTCGTTGACCAACGTGGTCGTAAAGGCTGGGTTGAATCTAAATACGTGACTAAAACTGAAGGTATGGTGACTCGTATGCCTCGCCTTGAAAAAGAACTGGTTCAAGTTAAAGCAAAACTTGCTAGCTTTAATGAGAAAGCCGACAAAGAACAAGAAGGCTTGGTTCGTTCTCTAGAGTCACGCAACGCACAAATTGCTGAAATGGAAACTAACTACAAAAAAGTCAGTGACCAACTGCTTTCTGCCCAAACTGAAGTGCGTGAGCTAAGAGCTCGCATTGATACGCAAAAAGAAGACCTTCTATTGCGCTACTTCATGTACGGTGGTGGTGTTGCAGGTCTAGGCTTGATCTTTGGTCTACTGCTTCCACATGTTATTCCTCGTCGTAAGAAGTCTCCAAACGGCTGGGCGTAA
- a CDS encoding general secretion pathway protein GspB, with protein sequence MSEVLKALEQSQKQFEQASIPTSGQANPSSRPQAGNGKVKLMVAIAVGLGVGVAAHSLLAGSATTRSIEAMLSPALNSVLVAEQAPIAKVQPITPSLDIVYLPATPAKPLLPLPKIVSVADIEETQPVTDTRVVSSSATPAPATSKAETKSEPTTATSKAANNTTSNTTSKEPKKTTPQAADDEWDLSNLDLSQLSPELAGRVTHALDTPSSLDEQGERNSLDHIKVNELDKNVDRYKGRLPALNLQTHMYASNPKHRLVKINGKELQEGDMINDQTKLVVISPRFIVVEFGGEKIQIPALYDWHG encoded by the coding sequence ATGTCAGAGGTATTAAAAGCACTTGAGCAATCTCAGAAACAATTTGAACAGGCATCAATACCAACGAGTGGACAGGCTAACCCATCCTCTAGACCACAAGCGGGTAATGGTAAAGTGAAGCTGATGGTCGCAATTGCTGTGGGTTTAGGTGTGGGTGTAGCAGCGCACAGTTTACTGGCTGGCTCTGCAACCACGCGTAGCATTGAGGCGATGCTAAGCCCTGCGCTGAATAGTGTGTTAGTTGCCGAACAAGCGCCTATCGCTAAGGTGCAGCCTATAACCCCAAGCTTAGATATTGTGTATTTGCCCGCAACTCCGGCGAAACCTTTGCTACCTTTACCAAAAATTGTGTCGGTTGCGGATATTGAAGAGACTCAGCCGGTGACAGATACAAGGGTGGTGAGCTCATCTGCAACACCTGCTCCTGCTACATCTAAGGCTGAAACAAAGAGTGAACCGACTACTGCGACAAGCAAAGCGGCAAACAATACAACAAGCAATACAACAAGCAAAGAGCCCAAGAAAACGACACCGCAAGCGGCTGATGATGAGTGGGATCTATCTAATCTCGATTTATCGCAACTCTCTCCAGAGTTGGCAGGGCGAGTGACTCACGCTTTAGATACGCCATCGTCATTAGATGAGCAAGGTGAGCGAAATAGCTTGGACCATATTAAGGTTAATGAGCTAGATAAAAATGTAGACCGATATAAAGGTCGACTACCTGCGCTTAATTTACAAACCCATATGTACGCCAGTAATCCAAAACATCGTTTGGTGAAGATCAACGGTAAAGAGTTACAAGAGGGCGATATGATTAACGATCAGACTAAACTGGTTGTGATTTCGCCGCGCTTTATTGTGGTTGAATTTGGCGGAGAGAAAATCCAAATACCAGCTTTATATGATTGGCACGGTTAG
- a CDS encoding ExeA family protein: MYKDFFGFVEEPFSIVPSSKYLFLSARHREALSHLQIGLNSGGGFAMLTGEVGTGKTTVSKAMLANLEGNWVAGLILNPTFSEVELLEAICDEFSLSYTQPSSLKQLSQAIYHYLLDNHKKGIQTLLLIDEAQHLSAQVLEQLRLLTNLETDSRKLLKVLLVGQPELQHKLQTIELRQLAQRITGRYHLLPLVEKDIADYIGFRLRVAGGREDIFSDRAVQFIASQSQGIPRLINLICDKALYYAMLSQQHSVDRNIAKRACHDVLAYQAPTGNKVQVSTHSSRSHHWLSPALLSLAIAGVTYLGLTSWHQWQQLQTQFNEQQAHTQQLQQQMADKQSIANQEQQHFAQLIEQSRSPMGAMQALYHLWGYDASIVDSDCEYGTTPPFHCFQSKASLSSIVASNRPVVITLYDDQHPYFAILQGVTNDRVTLLLAGERVQLPVTWLDQHWKGQFRYLWYSEILETVKLNSSGEQVQILDKLLAKALNATPLDTSTFNDELKKRVSTFQAWQGLDADGIAGNQTLRQLDRLTSDNAPKLLSATAQPTAPSAQADSEENQ, translated from the coding sequence ATGTATAAGGATTTTTTTGGTTTTGTAGAAGAACCATTTTCAATTGTTCCCAGTTCTAAGTATTTATTCTTAAGTGCGCGCCATCGCGAGGCTCTGTCACATTTACAAATTGGCCTCAATAGTGGGGGCGGTTTTGCCATGCTGACCGGTGAGGTTGGTACAGGTAAGACGACGGTTTCCAAAGCGATGTTAGCTAACTTAGAAGGGAATTGGGTAGCAGGACTTATACTGAATCCTACTTTTTCTGAAGTTGAATTACTGGAAGCGATTTGTGACGAGTTTTCACTTTCCTATACGCAACCATCCAGCTTAAAACAGCTCTCGCAAGCCATTTATCATTACCTTTTAGATAATCATAAAAAAGGTATTCAAACCTTACTCTTAATTGATGAAGCTCAGCATCTTTCTGCGCAAGTGCTAGAGCAGCTTCGTCTGCTGACTAATTTAGAAACTGACAGCCGTAAGTTACTTAAAGTGTTGCTGGTGGGTCAACCTGAGCTGCAACATAAGCTACAAACAATCGAACTGCGCCAATTAGCCCAACGCATCACTGGTCGTTATCATCTGCTGCCTTTAGTGGAAAAAGATATCGCCGATTATATTGGATTTCGTTTGCGAGTGGCCGGTGGTCGGGAAGATATTTTTTCTGACAGAGCGGTGCAATTTATTGCATCGCAGTCACAAGGTATTCCGCGCTTAATCAACCTTATTTGCGACAAAGCCTTGTATTACGCCATGTTGAGTCAGCAACACAGCGTTGACCGAAATATCGCTAAAAGAGCTTGTCATGATGTATTGGCCTATCAAGCCCCGACAGGGAATAAAGTACAAGTTAGTACTCACTCAAGCCGCTCTCATCATTGGTTATCTCCGGCGTTACTATCGCTAGCTATTGCCGGGGTGACTTACCTTGGTTTGACTTCTTGGCATCAGTGGCAACAACTGCAAACCCAGTTCAATGAACAACAAGCTCACACTCAGCAATTGCAACAGCAAATGGCTGACAAGCAGAGCATAGCCAACCAAGAGCAGCAGCATTTTGCGCAATTGATTGAGCAGAGCCGCTCCCCAATGGGCGCTATGCAGGCCTTGTATCACCTATGGGGCTATGATGCTTCAATTGTGGATTCTGATTGTGAGTATGGCACTACGCCACCTTTCCACTGCTTCCAAAGCAAAGCATCGCTGTCGAGCATTGTCGCATCGAATCGCCCTGTGGTGATTACGTTGTATGATGATCAGCACCCCTATTTTGCTATCTTGCAAGGTGTGACTAACGATAGAGTGACTCTGTTATTGGCAGGGGAGCGAGTGCAGTTGCCTGTAACTTGGCTAGACCAACATTGGAAAGGGCAGTTTAGGTATCTTTGGTATAGCGAGATACTGGAAACAGTGAAATTAAATAGCAGTGGTGAACAGGTACAAATACTGGATAAACTGCTGGCGAAAGCACTGAATGCAACACCTTTAGATACATCCACTTTTAATGATGAATTGAAGAAAAGGGTATCAACCTTTCAGGCTTGGCAAGGCCTAGATGCTGATGGCATCGCCGGAAACCAAACATTACGTCAACTCGATAGACTCACCAGTGATAACGCACCCAAGTTACTGAGTGCGACAGCACAGCCAACCGCGCCAAGTGCGCAAGCTGATAGCGAGGAGAATCAGTAA
- a CDS encoding multifunctional CCA addition/repair protein, which produces MQTYLVGGAVRDKLLNIENYDRDWVVVGATPQTLLDLGYQTVGKDFPVFLHPKTHEEYALARTERKSGSGYTGFDCYFAQDVTLEEDLIRRDLTINAIAQDESGTLYDPYGGQQDIQNKCLRHVSRAFVEDPLRVLRVARFAAKLHHLGFSVAQETLNLMREIVDSGELQTLTAERVWQEWHKSLLTQDPQVFIEVLQECGALAVVMPEISRLFGVPQTEKWHPEIDTGIHTLMVAKRSAQLSKVPEIRFAAQMHDLGKGVTPQQEWPSHKMHCHTGLKIIESLSKRLRVPNQYKELALHVCKQHSNIHRAQELKAATVLRVLDSFDVWRKPNVLEQVLITCQADTQGRLGHESTPYPQRDYFVATYQAALAVNVQQVIKDGFAGKDIREELNKRRTEAIEQVKQSWHWL; this is translated from the coding sequence GTGCAAACCTATCTAGTAGGTGGTGCAGTTAGAGATAAACTGCTCAATATAGAAAACTACGACCGAGACTGGGTTGTGGTGGGCGCGACGCCGCAAACATTGTTGGATCTTGGCTATCAAACCGTCGGCAAAGATTTCCCTGTTTTTCTGCATCCTAAAACGCATGAAGAATACGCGCTGGCTCGCACCGAACGTAAATCAGGAAGCGGTTACACTGGGTTTGATTGTTACTTTGCGCAAGATGTCACTTTAGAAGAAGATCTGATACGCCGCGATCTCACTATCAATGCCATTGCGCAAGATGAATCTGGCACCCTGTATGATCCTTATGGCGGTCAGCAAGATATCCAAAACAAGTGCCTGCGACATGTTTCGCGCGCTTTTGTGGAAGACCCTTTGCGTGTATTGCGTGTAGCGCGTTTCGCCGCTAAATTGCATCACCTAGGCTTTAGCGTGGCACAAGAAACCCTTAACCTAATGCGCGAGATTGTCGATTCAGGTGAGCTACAAACCCTCACCGCTGAGCGTGTTTGGCAAGAGTGGCACAAATCGTTATTAACCCAAGATCCGCAAGTGTTTATCGAAGTGCTACAAGAGTGTGGCGCACTCGCTGTCGTCATGCCCGAAATCAGCCGTTTGTTTGGCGTGCCCCAAACCGAAAAATGGCATCCTGAGATTGATACCGGAATCCACACCTTAATGGTCGCCAAGCGATCGGCGCAGTTAAGCAAAGTGCCCGAAATACGCTTTGCCGCGCAAATGCACGATCTCGGCAAAGGCGTCACTCCACAACAAGAGTGGCCAAGCCATAAAATGCATTGTCATACTGGCCTCAAAATTATCGAATCCCTCAGCAAGCGCCTGCGCGTGCCCAACCAATACAAAGAGTTGGCACTGCATGTATGCAAGCAGCACTCCAATATTCATCGAGCGCAAGAGCTAAAAGCCGCAACCGTTTTGCGCGTGCTAGACAGCTTTGATGTATGGCGTAAACCAAACGTACTAGAGCAAGTGTTAATTACCTGCCAAGCTGACACTCAAGGGCGATTAGGGCATGAATCTACCCCCTACCCGCAACGAGATTACTTTGTCGCAACCTATCAAGCGGCATTAGCGGTGAATGTACAACAAGTGATTAAAGATGGTTTTGCGGGCAAAGATATCAGAGAAGAGCTTAACAAACGCCGCACTGAGGCGATTGAACAAGTAAAACAAAGCTGGCATTGGTTGTAA
- a CDS encoding undecaprenyl-diphosphate phosphatase, which produces MSYLEAFALALIQGLTEFLPISSSAHLILPSAVLGWEDQGLAFDVAVHVGTLLAVVIYFRHEVVTLLRAFFGSVFKQQHNKESKLAWMIILATIPAGLAGLFLNDLIELYLRSAWVIACTTIIFGLLLWHADKTSALTKDEYQATWKKTLIIGIAQAMAMIPGTSRSGATITAALYLGFTREAAARFSFLMSIPIITLAGGYLGTKLALSPEPMHLGLLSTGILVSFVSAYICIHYFLKLISSMGMTPFVIYRLLLGAGLFAFLLTQ; this is translated from the coding sequence ATGAGCTATTTAGAAGCTTTTGCATTGGCCTTAATTCAGGGCCTAACTGAATTTTTACCTATATCGAGCTCTGCTCACCTGATTTTACCTTCGGCTGTATTAGGTTGGGAAGATCAAGGCTTGGCGTTTGATGTTGCGGTACACGTGGGCACCTTGCTCGCGGTTGTGATTTATTTTAGACATGAAGTGGTGACTCTTTTACGTGCATTTTTTGGCTCCGTGTTTAAGCAGCAACACAACAAAGAGTCCAAACTGGCGTGGATGATCATTTTAGCGACCATTCCAGCCGGTTTAGCTGGGCTGTTTTTAAACGATCTGATTGAGTTGTATTTGCGCAGTGCTTGGGTGATTGCCTGTACGACGATCATTTTTGGTTTATTGCTGTGGCATGCAGATAAAACATCAGCGTTAACTAAAGATGAGTATCAAGCCACTTGGAAGAAGACGTTAATTATTGGTATTGCTCAAGCAATGGCAATGATTCCGGGCACATCACGCTCTGGGGCCACTATTACTGCGGCGCTTTATCTCGGCTTTACTCGTGAGGCGGCAGCGCGTTTTTCGTTTTTAATGTCTATTCCAATCATCACCTTAGCCGGTGGTTACTTAGGCACTAAGCTGGCTCTTAGCCCAGAGCCGATGCATTTAGGTTTGCTATCTACGGGAATTTTAGTCTCGTTTGTGAGTGCTTATATTTGTATCCATTACTTCCTGAAATTGATCTCTAGCATGGGAATGACGCCATTTGTCATCTACCGCTTGCTATTGGGCGCAGGCTTATTTGCTTTCTTGCTGACTCAGTAA
- the folK gene encoding 2-amino-4-hydroxy-6-hydroxymethyldihydropteridine diphosphokinase: MTQTYLGIGTNIERDKHARAAIIELQRLGSNLQVSTIYSCPATGFDGAEFYNFVVGLDTDLALPEFCHRLRALELAYGRPLNAQKKQDRTLDIDILLFGDVQSAQAPQIPRKDIFKFNFVLQPLYELCPELIVPGDGRCIRQIWQQEFVSIGGMSNLTATSLHLRDDD, from the coding sequence GTGACCCAAACCTATTTAGGTATTGGGACCAACATTGAACGAGATAAGCATGCTCGCGCCGCGATCATCGAGTTACAACGTTTAGGCAGTAATCTGCAAGTCTCAACGATTTACAGTTGCCCAGCAACGGGATTTGATGGCGCTGAGTTTTATAATTTTGTGGTTGGCCTAGATACGGACTTAGCTTTGCCTGAATTTTGTCATCGTTTGCGAGCGCTAGAGCTGGCTTATGGTCGTCCACTCAATGCCCAAAAGAAACAAGATCGTACATTAGATATTGATATTCTTTTATTTGGTGATGTGCAAAGTGCGCAAGCGCCGCAAATACCAAGAAAGGATATTTTTAAGTTCAATTTTGTGCTGCAACCTTTGTATGAGCTGTGTCCCGAACTGATTGTTCCTGGGGACGGTCGTTGCATTCGTCAAATTTGGCAGCAAGAATTTGTATCTATCGGTGGTATGTCGAACCTCACGGCTACTTCTCTACATTTAAGAGATGATGATTAA
- the folB gene encoding dihydroneopterin aldolase, translated as MNQDRVFIEQLEVITTIGVYDWEQEIKQKLVLDIEMAHDNQAAGHSDNVEDALDYFSVSQAVLAHIEGGRFLLVERVAEEIASLIMDKFNVPWIRIKLRKPGAVPQAASVGVVIERGSL; from the coding sequence ATGAATCAAGACCGAGTTTTTATCGAACAGCTCGAGGTAATTACCACTATTGGGGTGTATGACTGGGAGCAAGAGATCAAGCAAAAACTAGTGCTTGATATAGAAATGGCTCACGATAACCAAGCTGCTGGGCACAGTGATAATGTTGAAGATGCATTAGATTACTTCTCTGTCAGCCAAGCGGTTCTTGCGCATATTGAGGGTGGCCGATTTTTGCTTGTCGAACGAGTAGCAGAAGAAATCGCCAGCCTGATTATGGATAAATTTAACGTTCCTTGGATTCGCATCAAACTTCGTAAGCCTGGCGCTGTGCCACAAGCTGCTAGTGTTGGCGTAGTCATTGAACGAGGCTCGTTGTGA
- the plsY gene encoding glycerol-3-phosphate 1-O-acyltransferase PlsY, which yields MTATALLMIILAYLLGSVSSAVLICRVFRLPDPRSTGSNNPGATNVLRIGGKLPAVLVLLCDMAKGTIPVWSAYYLDLDPVMLGLIGISACIGHIYPIFFHFKGGKGVATAVGAIAPIGFDLTGLLMGTWLITAVVSRYSSLAALVTALVAPLYTWMIKPQYTLPVAMLCCLIIWRHQDNIKRLFSGEEPKVGSKKL from the coding sequence ATGACAGCAACGGCTTTACTCATGATCATCTTGGCCTATTTATTAGGCTCAGTGTCGAGTGCCGTTCTCATTTGTCGGGTATTTCGACTTCCAGACCCTCGTTCAACAGGCTCAAATAACCCCGGTGCCACCAATGTCCTGCGCATTGGAGGAAAGCTACCTGCGGTGTTAGTTCTGCTGTGTGATATGGCAAAAGGGACCATCCCTGTTTGGTCAGCCTACTACCTCGATCTTGATCCTGTGATGTTAGGTTTGATTGGTATTTCGGCCTGTATTGGCCACATTTACCCTATCTTTTTTCACTTCAAAGGCGGTAAAGGGGTGGCAACCGCAGTAGGTGCGATAGCGCCGATTGGTTTTGATTTAACTGGCTTATTAATGGGAACATGGTTAATTACCGCTGTGGTCTCGCGCTACTCTTCACTGGCGGCTCTAGTGACCGCTTTAGTGGCTCCGCTATACACTTGGATGATCAAACCGCAATACACCTTGCCGGTGGCAATGCTGTGCTGTCTTATTATCTGGCGACATCAAGACAATATTAAACGCCTGTTTTCTGGAGAAGAGCCGAAGGTGGGCTCTAAAAAGCTGTAA
- the tsaD gene encoding tRNA (adenosine(37)-N6)-threonylcarbamoyltransferase complex transferase subunit TsaD, whose amino-acid sequence MRILGIETSCDETGVAIYDDEKGLLSHQLYSQVKLHADYGGVVPELASRDHVKKTIPLVKEALKEANLTSADIDGIAYTAGPGLVGALLVGATIGRSIAYAWDVPAVPVHHMEGHLLAPMLEDNPPPFPFIALLVSGGHTMIVEVKAIGEYQILGESIDDAAGEAFDKTAKLMGLDYPGGPLLSRLAEKGTPGRFKFPRPMTDRPGLDMSFSGLKTFAANTISGNDNDEQTRADIAYAFQEAVCATLVIKCKRALQQTGMKRIVIAGGVSANKQLRLELEALAKKVGGEVYYPRTEFCTDNGAMIAYAGMQRLKNGETSGLGVKAQPRWPIDQLEPIA is encoded by the coding sequence ATGCGTATTTTAGGTATTGAAACCTCCTGTGATGAGACAGGAGTTGCTATTTATGATGATGAGAAAGGTTTGCTTTCACATCAACTATATAGCCAAGTAAAGCTCCACGCTGATTATGGTGGTGTTGTTCCAGAACTCGCTTCTCGCGATCACGTGAAAAAAACCATTCCATTGGTAAAAGAAGCATTAAAAGAAGCCAACTTAACCTCTGCGGATATTGATGGCATCGCTTATACCGCAGGCCCAGGCCTAGTGGGCGCTTTGTTAGTTGGTGCGACTATTGGCCGTAGTATTGCGTATGCGTGGGATGTTCCTGCGGTGCCAGTGCACCATATGGAAGGGCATTTGCTGGCGCCTATGTTAGAAGATAATCCGCCGCCGTTTCCTTTTATTGCTTTGCTCGTTTCTGGCGGTCACACAATGATCGTAGAAGTGAAAGCCATTGGTGAATATCAAATTCTTGGCGAATCAATTGATGATGCCGCAGGTGAAGCCTTTGATAAAACGGCTAAACTGATGGGACTGGATTACCCAGGTGGTCCGCTGTTATCTCGTTTAGCGGAAAAAGGAACGCCGGGTCGCTTTAAGTTCCCTCGTCCTATGACAGACCGTCCGGGGCTAGATATGAGCTTTTCCGGTTTAAAAACTTTTGCGGCCAATACTATCTCTGGCAATGACAACGATGAGCAAACTCGCGCTGATATTGCGTATGCCTTCCAAGAAGCGGTGTGTGCGACGTTAGTAATTAAATGTAAACGTGCACTACAGCAAACAGGCATGAAGCGCATTGTGATTGCCGGTGGCGTAAGTGCTAACAAACAATTGCGCCTTGAACTTGAAGCCTTGGCGAAGAAAGTGGGCGGTGAAGTGTACTACCCAAGAACCGAGTTTTGTACCGATAACGGCGCTATGATTGCTTATGCGGGTATGCAACGTTTGAAAAATGGTGAAACATCAGGCTTAGGCGTTAAAGCTCAGCCTCGCTGGCCTATCGACCAACTAGAGCCGATTGCCTAG
- the rpsU gene encoding 30S ribosomal protein S21, whose translation MPVVKVRENEPFDVALRRFKRSCEKAGILSEVRRREHYEKPTTVRKRAKAAAQKRHAKKLARENARRVRLY comes from the coding sequence ATGCCAGTAGTTAAAGTACGTGAAAACGAACCGTTCGACGTAGCTCTACGTCGCTTTAAGCGCTCTTGCGAAAAAGCAGGTATTCTTTCTGAAGTGCGTCGTCGTGAGCACTATGAGAAACCAACTACAGTTCGTAAACGCGCTAAAGCAGCTGCTCAAAAGCGTCACGCTAAGAAGCTAGCTCGTGAAAACGCACGTCGCGTTCGTCTTTACTAA
- a CDS encoding GatB/YqeY domain-containing protein — protein MALIDKLKEEQKSAMKAKDKPRLGTIRLALSAIKQREVDERITLTDDDIIGVLTKMVKQRRDSVAQYESAGRQDLADIEKAEITVLEEFMPQPLSEEEVAALVDSAITESGAAGMQDMGKVMGVLKPQIQGRADMGKVSGLVRSKLA, from the coding sequence ATGGCTCTTATTGATAAACTCAAAGAAGAGCAAAAATCTGCGATGAAAGCCAAGGACAAACCGCGCCTTGGCACTATTCGTTTAGCCCTATCAGCAATTAAGCAACGTGAAGTCGACGAGAGGATTACTCTGACCGACGACGATATCATCGGTGTGCTGACTAAAATGGTTAAACAACGTCGCGATTCTGTCGCTCAATATGAATCTGCCGGTCGTCAAGATCTTGCGGACATTGAGAAAGCTGAAATTACAGTACTTGAGGAATTTATGCCTCAACCGCTGAGCGAAGAAGAAGTGGCTGCATTAGTTGATAGTGCAATTACCGAATCTGGTGCTGCGGGCATGCAAGACATGGGTAAAGTAATGGGCGTTCTCAAACCACAAATTCAAGGGCGCGCAGATATGGGTAAAGTAAGTGGTTTAGTTCGTTCTAAACTGGCTTAA
- the dnaG gene encoding DNA primase, with translation MAGHIPRTFIDDLLARLDIVDIVDARVKLKKQGKNYGACCPFHNEKTPSFSVSQEKQFYHCFGCGVHGNAIDFMMEYERLEFVEAIEELAAHLGLEVPREQRQGGFSSQGPTANTEQKRSLYDLLGSIANFYRSQLKTSAGKTAIEYLKNRGLSGEIAQKFEIGFVADEWDSVRKQFGQQKQAQDALVSAGMLIENDKGNRYDRFRGRVMFPIRDRRGRVIGFGGRVLGDGTPKYLNSPETPIFHKGKELYGLYEVLQTHRSPEQILVVEGYMDVVALAQFGVDYAVASLGTSTTGDHLQMLFRQTSNIICCYDGDRAGRDAAWRAMENALPYLNDGRQLKFMFLPDGEDPDTYIRQHGKQAFEEQVRSATTLSEFMFQTLMQQVDTSSKEGMAKLSTLAIPLISKVPGGTLRMYLRELLGRKLGLVDERQLQQLIAKTDEQSARPAPHKKIERTPMRVVIALLLQNPHYVELIPNLDSVSQTNLPGLSLLLDVVDKCINHPHITTGQLLEHWRNQKEERILSLLASWDLPTYKEEDNHDDIFCDSLDKVIYQCIERQIETLQAKERSVGLSVEEKRELLALMLDLKA, from the coding sequence ATGGCTGGACACATACCACGTACCTTCATTGATGACCTACTTGCTCGACTGGATATTGTCGATATCGTTGACGCGCGAGTAAAACTAAAGAAACAAGGCAAGAACTACGGTGCTTGCTGCCCATTCCATAACGAGAAAACCCCCTCTTTCAGTGTTAGCCAAGAAAAGCAGTTTTATCATTGCTTTGGTTGTGGTGTTCACGGGAATGCCATCGATTTCATGATGGAATACGAACGCCTTGAGTTTGTCGAAGCCATTGAAGAGCTTGCCGCTCATCTCGGCTTAGAAGTCCCAAGAGAACAGCGTCAAGGTGGCTTTAGTAGCCAAGGCCCGACCGCCAATACTGAACAGAAACGCAGCCTATATGATTTATTGGGCAGCATCGCTAACTTCTACCGTTCGCAATTAAAAACGAGCGCCGGAAAAACCGCGATTGAGTACTTAAAAAACCGAGGGCTCAGCGGAGAAATAGCACAAAAATTCGAGATTGGTTTCGTAGCGGATGAATGGGATTCGGTACGAAAACAATTTGGTCAGCAAAAACAGGCACAAGATGCGTTAGTCAGTGCTGGCATGCTCATTGAAAACGACAAAGGTAATAGATACGACCGCTTCCGTGGTCGAGTCATGTTCCCTATTCGTGACCGTCGTGGTCGAGTGATTGGTTTTGGTGGACGCGTCTTAGGTGACGGTACGCCAAAATATCTCAACTCACCGGAAACGCCCATATTCCATAAAGGCAAAGAGCTTTATGGTTTATATGAAGTGCTACAAACTCATCGCTCGCCAGAACAAATTCTGGTGGTTGAAGGGTATATGGATGTAGTGGCCTTGGCGCAGTTTGGGGTGGATTATGCGGTGGCCTCACTTGGCACCTCCACCACTGGCGATCACCTGCAAATGCTATTTCGTCAAACCAGCAATATTATTTGTTGTTATGACGGGGATAGAGCCGGTCGTGATGCAGCATGGCGAGCAATGGAAAATGCCCTGCCTTATTTAAACGACGGGCGTCAGCTTAAGTTTATGTTTTTACCCGATGGCGAAGACCCTGATACCTATATCCGCCAACACGGTAAACAGGCTTTTGAAGAGCAAGTTCGCAGTGCGACGACGCTATCAGAATTTATGTTTCAAACCTTAATGCAGCAAGTGGATACCAGCAGTAAAGAAGGCATGGCTAAGTTAAGCACTTTAGCTATCCCTCTGATTAGTAAAGTACCGGGCGGTACACTGCGTATGTATCTGCGTGAGTTACTTGGACGAAAACTAGGTTTAGTCGATGAGCGTCAACTGCAACAATTGATCGCCAAAACAGACGAGCAATCTGCGCGTCCAGCGCCGCATAAGAAGATAGAAAGAACGCCAATGCGTGTTGTCATAGCATTATTGCTACAGAACCCGCATTACGTAGAGTTAATACCAAACCTAGATTCAGTTAGTCAAACTAACCTACCTGGGCTAAGTTTATTACTCGATGTGGTTGATAAGTGTATAAATCATCCCCATATCACCACTGGCCAGTTATTAGAGCACTGGCGAAATCAAAAAGAAGAACGCATATTGTCACTTCTGGCAAGCTGGGATCTCCCAACTTATAAGGAAGAAGACAATCATGACGATATATTTTGTGATTCACTGGATAAAGTAATTTACCAGTGTATTGAACGGCAAATTGAAACCCTACAAGCGAAAGAAAGAAGTGTCGGCTTATCAGTCGAAGAAAAAAGGGAGCTGCTGGCTTTAATGCTAGATTTAAAAGCATGA